CCAGTCAGAAGATTGCGCAGATGTCGCCACAAAACCGCGGCCGTCTGACAGCGGCACGCCGAAGTGCAGGCGCAAAGCATTCTGCACATCAAAGTCAATCGCCAGCACTTTGCTGCCGTCACGCGCCAGCGCATAGGCCAGGTTGGCCACCAGCGTGGTTTTACCTACCCCGCCTTTAGGAGAGCAGACACAAACTAGCGGCATAAGGCAATTTTCTCCAGCAGGGGTTTGAGCAATGTCTCTTTCCCCATCGCATCCGATGCCAGCGCGGCCGACGAACGAAATAACCGTCCATAGGCAGATTTCGCGGACTCCTCTGCCTCCGTTGCCGTTGCAGCCACCGCAAAAGGCCGTGGTGATACCGGTGCGGTGCTGGCCGTGGCGGATGGTGAAGCCGGCACCGACTCCAACTGCTTCAAGAGGGTCAGACCGGATACGGCGGCCATCTGCGCCATGGACGGCGGCGGAACGTCAGCACGCGCGGCGGCCGAGGTGGCTTCAGGCAACGGCATGGAAACAGCAATACTGTTCAGCAACGGTGCCCCCGTTTTTTTTACCGCTTCCCGTGGGTTGCTGCCCAACATTACGGACTTTTCAGCGCGCTTCGGGGCCAGAAAAGCCGTGGAGTTGACCGTGCGCGGTATGCCAATTCGCTGGCCGATATGCCACTCAGACCCGGCATTTTCATTCATAAGCTGCTTAATCACCGCCCAGCGGGTGTCGTTGGCATGAAACAATTGCTCAGACATATCTTTAAAATCAATATTCTTTGTTTTTATTTTTTCTTTAAAACGCTGCAGGTCATCATAACTTTTCATCAGTATGATCGCCGAAGGTAGGGAATTTCCCCTGAATGTAACACATCATCGGAACAACGGTAATACAACATGAGATTATTCTTATAAAATAAGTATAATCTCATGTTGATAATCATCAATAATAAACAATGTGCGGTAATTTATTTAAACAAAACAGGGAATTTAAGACAATGACAGGGAATAAATAAGACTGAATTCTCTATTTATTTATGACGGCCTTATTTATGCTTCAGAATGTTTTCATTCTGATTTCTTTGCTATTTCACGGAATGAAAGCCACCAAATATCATCAGGATCTGGCAGTCTGCTTTAATGCGGGGAACAGGGGGCAACCGGTGCCCCCTGCTCTGTTCAGGACGGCCGGCTTTCGTCCTGCTCAACGGCAAAGCAGGCAATCTGCTGGCCATCGACGTTTTTCAACTTAGGCTGTAGCTGCACGCAGGTGCCAAAGCGGCGGCGACAGCGCGCGTTAAACGCACAGCCCGGCGGTGGATTGAGCGGACTTGGCAGCTCTCCGGTCAGTTTGATACGTTCGCGGCGCTCGTCCGGGTTAAGGCGAGGGGTCGCCGACAGCAACGCCTGCGTGTAAGGATGGCGCGGGTTGGCAAAAATCGCCTCCTTGCTGCCCTTCTCTACGCAACGGCCGAGATACATCACCATCACTTCATCGGCGATATGCTCCACTACCGACAGATCGTGAGAGATAAAGATGTAAGACAGGCCAAGCTCCTGTTGCAGGTCCATCATCAGATTCAGCACCTGCGCACGTACCGAAACGTCGAGTGCCGATACCGGCTCATCGGCAATCAGCACGTCAGGGTCGAGCATTAACCCGCGCGCAATGGCAATGCGCTGACGCTGGCCGCCGGAAAACATATGCGGGTAGCGGTCGTAATGCTCGGTTTTCAGCCCCACCTTCGCCATCATCTCCAGCGCTTTCTCCCGCCGTTCGGCGCGGGTCAGGCGGGTATTAATCACCAAAGGCTCCTCAAGGATCTGACTGACCTTTTTGCGCGGATTGAGCGAGCCGTACGGGTTCTGGAAAACGATCTGAATTTTCTGACGGCGCAGTTTTTCTGCCTGCGGGTCGGGCTGTAGCAGATCCTGTCCCTGATAAAACAGCTGACCTTCCGTGGGCGTTTCAATCATGGTCAACAGGCGACCCAGCGTGGATTTACCGCAGCCGGACTCCCCCACCACCGCCAGCGTTTTGCCGCGTTCCAGGTCGAACGAAACCCCATCAAGGGCTTTGACCAGCTGCTGTTGGCCAAACAGCCCCTTTTTCACCGGGTAGTGTTTTTTCAGGTCGATGGCCTGCATCAACAGGTGCGATTTATCGTGTTCAGGCTTCATAAGAGGGCCTCCCGGCATCGTCCAGAGGGAAATGACATTTTGACTGACGCCCGGCAATATCACGCAAGGGGGGCTCTTCGCTACGACAGCGTTCTTTCGCATACGGACAGCGTGGGTTCAGCAGGCAGCCGCTCGGCCGATCGTACTTGCCGGGCACGACGCCAGGCAGTGACGCCAGTCGCGCTTTATCCGCGGCAAATTCCGGCAGCGCACGCAGCAGCGCCTGGGTATAGGGATGACGAGGGGCCTTAAAGATATCCCGCGCTTCGCCGGTTTCCACCACCTGGCCCGCGTACATCACGATGATGTGCTGCGCGGCTTCTGCCACCAGCGCCAGGTCATGCGTGATCAGGATCAGCGCCATATTTTCCTGGCGTTGCAGGTCAAGCAGCAGCTCAATGATCTGCGCCTGGATGGTCACGTCCAGCGCCGTGGTTGGCTCATCGGCAATCAGCAGCTTTGGCCGACAGGCAATCGCCATCGCGATCATCACGCGCTGGCTCATCCCACCAGACAGCTGATGCGGGTAAACATCCAGCCGCGAAGCCGGGTCCGGGATGCCCACCTGCTCCAGCAGATCGATCGCACGCTGGCGACGAGTGCGGCGATTGCCGCCCTGATGCACCTTGATGGCTTCCATAATCTGGAACCCCACGGTGTAACAAGGATTAAGGCTGGTCATCGG
This DNA window, taken from Erwinia tasmaniensis Et1/99, encodes the following:
- the dppD gene encoding dipeptide ABC transporter ATP-binding protein is translated as MALLTVDKLSVHFGDEKAPFRAVDRISYRVEQGQVVGIVGESGSGKSVSSLAIMGLIDYPGKVMAEQLVFNQRDLQRISEKERRQLVGSEVAMIFQDPMTSLNPCYTVGFQIMEAIKVHQGGNRRTRRQRAIDLLEQVGIPDPASRLDVYPHQLSGGMSQRVMIAMAIACRPKLLIADEPTTALDVTIQAQIIELLLDLQRQENMALILITHDLALVAEAAQHIIVMYAGQVVETGEARDIFKAPRHPYTQALLRALPEFAADKARLASLPGVVPGKYDRPSGCLLNPRCPYAKERCRSEEPPLRDIAGRQSKCHFPLDDAGRPSYEA
- the dppF gene encoding dipeptide ABC transporter ATP-binding subunit DppF; this encodes MKPEHDKSHLLMQAIDLKKHYPVKKGLFGQQQLVKALDGVSFDLERGKTLAVVGESGCGKSTLGRLLTMIETPTEGQLFYQGQDLLQPDPQAEKLRRQKIQIVFQNPYGSLNPRKKVSQILEEPLVINTRLTRAERREKALEMMAKVGLKTEHYDRYPHMFSGGQRQRIAIARGLMLDPDVLIADEPVSALDVSVRAQVLNLMMDLQQELGLSYIFISHDLSVVEHIADEVMVMYLGRCVEKGSKEAIFANPRHPYTQALLSATPRLNPDERRERIKLTGELPSPLNPPPGCAFNARCRRRFGTCVQLQPKLKNVDGQQIACFAVEQDESRPS
- the bcsO gene encoding cellulose biosynthesis protein BcsO codes for the protein MKSYDDLQRFKEKIKTKNIDFKDMSEQLFHANDTRWAVIKQLMNENAGSEWHIGQRIGIPRTVNSTAFLAPKRAEKSVMLGSNPREAVKKTGAPLLNSIAVSMPLPEATSAAARADVPPPSMAQMAAVSGLTLLKQLESVPASPSATASTAPVSPRPFAVAATATEAEESAKSAYGRLFRSSAALASDAMGKETLLKPLLEKIALCR